The DNA segment CCGAGTGGACCGTCAACGGCTCGGCCGCCGAGGGCCGGCGCATGGTGCGGGACTTCTCCAAGCTGATGCTGCGGGCGTACAACGCCGAGGCGGACGCCGCCGTGCGCGGGATGAAGCCGCACCGTCTCGCCTCCCTCGTCGACCGGCTGGTGAAGTCCCGGGAGACGATCGCCAAGCTCGGCAAGACCATGCAGATCCAGGTCACGGACCAGTACCACCGGCTGCGCGTGAAGGAATTGGAGCTGACCGCCGACCACCTGGCCAAGCAGGAGGCGGAGAAGGAGCGGCGCCGCGAGGAACGGGAACGGCAGCGGGAGGAGGAGCGGCTGGAGCGGGAGATCGCCCGTGAGCGCGCCCGCCTCGACAAGGAGCGCAACCGGCTCGTCCTGGCGCTGAACCGCGCCCGTACGGCAGGGCAGGCGGATGCCACCCAGATCGCCGAACTGGAGCGCAAGCTCACCGACCTGGACGCGGAGGAGGAGGCCATCGACCGGCGCGAGGCCAACCGCCGTGCCGGGTACGTGTACGTCATCTCCAACATCGGCGCCTTCGGCGAGTCCATGGTCAAGATCGGCCTCACCCGGCGGCTGGACCCCATGGACCGTGTCATCGAACTCGGCGACGCCTCCGTACCGTTCCGCTTCGACGTCCACGCCCTCATCTACAGCGACGACGCGGTGGGCCTGGAGCGGGCCCTGCACCAGGAGTTCGAGCCCCAGCGCGTCAACCGGGTCAACGCCCGCCGCGAGTTCTTCCACGTCACTCCCGGCCAGGTCCGCGACGCCCTGACCCGCCATGCGGGCCAGCACCTCCTGGAGTTCCACGAACAGCCGGACGCGCCGGAGTGGCGGGCGAGTGTGGCGGCGGGGCGGGAGTGAGGACACCTAGGGTCTGTCGTTTGGATCAGGTCGGCCGAGAGTGACTATGCCTCTTGGCCGACCCGAGCGGGGCGTGGTGCGTGCGGATGCAAGGCGGAGGAGGGCGTCAACGCGGAGCGTTGACAACCGACGACAACGCCGCAGACGTGCGTGCCACGCCCCGCGACGCCGGCATGATCCAAACGACAGGCCCTGGGCCCATGGCCGCGCCGTAACCGCGTTGTGGATCGCACCCCTCCTTGTTATCGTCAGTTCGACGTTAACGGGAGGGGTGGGGGCATGGTTGTCGCGGATGTGCTGGGTAGGCTGGTCGCGCCCTTGAATCGGCCGTTGTTCGAGCTGGGGCAGGACGCGGTCACGTGGGCCGAGTTGCTCGGGTTCGCCACCGGGGCGGTGTGCGTGTGGCTGTGTGTGCGGGCCAGTGTGTGGAACTTTCCGGTGGGGATCGCCAACAACCTGTTCTTCCTGGTGTTGTTCTGGAGTGCCCGGCTGTACGCGGACGCCTCGCTCCAGGTGGTCTACCTGGGGCTCGCCGCCTACGGCTGGCTGCTCTGGCTGCGGGGCGGGGAGCGGCGCACGCGTCGGCGCATGGGGCGCGCCTCCCGGACCGAACTGTGCGCTCTGCTGGCCCTGTTGGTGCCGGTCACCTGGGGCCTGACCCTGCTGCTGGCCCGCGCGCACGACTCCGCGCCCTTCTGGGACGCCCTGACCACCGCACTCTCGCTGGCCGCGCAGTGGCTGCTCAACGCCAAGCAGATCGAGAACTGGTACTTCTGGATCGCCGCCGACCTCGTCTACATCCCGCTGTACTTCAGCAAGGGGCTGGACCTCACCGGCATCGTCTACGTGCTCTTCCTGGCGATGTGCGTGGCCGGGTGGCGTTCCTGGCGGCGGGAGTTGGCGACCGATGTGACCAAGGCCGGCCAGGCGGTGGCCGCGTGAGCGCCCGCTTCGCCCACGGGCTGGTGATCGGCAAGTTCTACCCGCCGCACTCCGGCCACCACTTCCTGATCCGCTCCGCCGCCGACGCCTGCGACGCCGTCACGGTCGTCGTGATGGCGGCCGGCCAGGAGTCGATCCCGCTGGCGGAGCGCGTCGCCTGGATACGCGAGCACTGGGCCGACGATCCGCACGTCGCGGTCGTCGGTGTCGTGGACGACCTGCCGGTCGACTACGAGAGCGAGGTGGCCTGGGAGGGGCATGTCGCCCTGATGCGCGAGGCCCTGGCCCAGAGCCCGCACGCGCCCGCCGTCGACGCGGTGTTCAGCTCCGAGCCCTACGGCACCGAACTCGCCCGCCGCTTCGACGCCGCCCCCGTGCTGCTGGACCTCGACCGGGGCACCTTCGCGGTCTCGGGTACGAAGGTCCGGGCGGACCCCGTCGCCCACTGGGCGGAGATCGAGCCGCCGGTCCGGGCGTGGCTGGCCCGCAGGGTCGTCGTGGTCGGCGCGGAGTCGACCGGCACCACCACCCTCTCCCGCGACCTCGCCACCGCCCTGCGCACCCGGGGCGGCCCGCACGCGCTCACCCGCTGGGTGCCGGAGTACGGCCGCGAGCTGACCGTCGCCAAGCTGGCCCGCGCCCGCGCGCTGGCCGCCCCCGGCCTGCCCCGGCCCACCGTGGCGGACCTCGACTGGGACGACGCCGACTTCGAACTCGTCGCCCGCCGCCAGAACCGCACCGAACAGCAGGCCGCCCGTACCGGTGGCCCGGTGCTCGTGTGTGACACCGACGCCCTGGCCACCACGATCTGGCAGGAGCGCTACCGCGGCCGCACCACCACCCCCGTCCGGGACCTCGCACGCGCCGTGCCTCCACGCACCCTCTACCTGCTCACCTCCGACAAGGACGTCCCCTTCGACGACGACGGCCTCCGCGACGGCGAACACCTGCGCGGCTGGATGACCGACCGCTTCCGCGAAACCCTCACCACCTCCGGCACCCCCTGGCAGGAACTCCACGGCGACCGCACCACCCGTCTCACCGCCGCCCTCACAGCGGTGGACCGCCTCTTGACCGACGGCTGGCACCTGACGGACCCCCTCGGCTGAGCCGCTCAGCAGGGCGACGGCATCCAGGTGCCGAAGTCCGTACCCGAGCGGCCGATTTGGCCGATTCCTCCCCTGACGGCCGCCCCGCCGGCGGCACGCCGGTCGGCGGCGACGTTCCAGAACGCGAGACCCGCTCACTTCCCCGTGCCGCATCCCTTGACGCACCCCCCTCCGGAGGATTAACTCACGTCCTAAATTAAGCCCTGAGGAGCCCACGCGGGTTTCGGGGTTTCTCTCTCCCGGAAAGGGACCGCTGGAGTCATGCGCAGCATCCGAGCCGCGGCCACAGGCGCCGTCGTCATGTCTCTCGCCCTCGCGGCCACGGCGTGCGGAGGAGGTACGGACAGTGGGGACGGAGCCGGCGGCTCGTCCAAGACGCTCACCTACTGGGCCTCCAACCAGGGCGCCAGCGTCGCCGTGGACAAGCAGGTGCTCCAGCCCGAGCTGGACAAGTTCGAGCAGCAGAGCGGCATCAAGGTCAAGGTCGAAGTCGTGCCCTGGTCCGACCTGCTCAACCGCATCCTCACCGCCACCACCTCCGGCCAGGGCCCGGACGTGCTCAACATCGGCAACACCTGGAGCGCCTCCCTCCAGGCTACCGGCGCGCTGCTGCCCTGGGACGCCAAGAACTTCGGCAAGATCGGCGGACGGGACCGCTTCGTCGACCCCGCGCTCGGCTCCACCGGCGCCGAGGGCAAGGACCCGGCCGCCGTACCGCTGTACTCGATGTCGTACGCCCTCTACTACAACAAGCAGATCTTCGCCGACGCCGGGATAGACGGGCCCCCGGCCACCTGGGACGAACTCGTCGCGGACGGCGCCAAGATCAGGGCCAAGGGCAAGTCCGTGCTCGGCGCCGAGGGCTCGAACCTCTCCGAGAACATCCACCACGTCTTCGTCTTCGCCAAGCAGCACGACGCCGACTTCTTCTCCGCCGACGGCAAGCCCGACTTCACCAACCCCAAGGTGGTCGACGCCGTCAAGCAGTACGTCGACCTCATGGCCAAGGACAAGGTCATCCCGCCGGGCAACGCCGAGTACGCGCAGAACCAGTCCGTCAGCGACTTCGCCAAGGGCAAGCAGGCCATGCTGCTCTGGCAGTCCGCCGCCGCCAACCTCAAGTCCCAGGGCATGAAGGAAGACGCCTACGGTGTCGCCCCCGTACCCGTCCAGAAGGGTGCCCCCGGGCAGGGCGCCCAGGTCAACTCGATGGCCGCGGGCATCAACATCGCCGTCTTCAAGGACAGCCACAACCTCGACGGCGCCACCGAGTTCGTGAAGTTCATGACCAGCGACGCCGAGCAGAAGATCCTCAACAAGGCGTACAGCTCCATCCCGCCGGTCAAGGCCGCGCAGGCCGACGCCGCGTTCGACGGGCCGTCCACCGCCGTGCTGAAGGACACCCTGGCTAAGAGTGCCGCCGCGCTGCCCCAGGTCGCCACCGAGTCGCAGTTCGAGACGGCCGTCGGCACCGCGGTGAAGGACCTGTTCGCCGACGCCGCCGCCGGACGCGCGGTCACCACCGCCTCCGTCAAGGCCAAGCTGGAGAAGGCCCAGCAGCAGATGCCGGCGGCCTGACGTCCATGACCTCCACCGTTCTCAAGGAACCGGTGCGCGAGGACACCCCCGGTGCGGCGCGAGACCCGCGCCGCACCGGGCGGTCCCGCCGCACCGCGCTCCCGTACCTGCTCCTGCTGCCCGCCCTGGTCTTCGAACTCCTCGTGCATCTGGTCCCGATGGTCATCGGCACCCTGATGAGCTTCCGGTCCATCACCCGCTTCACGCTGCGGGACTGGAGCAACGCCCCCTGGACCGGCCTGCGCAACTACCGCGTGGCCGTGGACTTCGACGCCCCGGCCGGCGAGGCGCTGCTGCGCTCCTTCGCCGTCACCGTCGGCTTCACCCTGCTCTCGGTCGCCCTGTGCTGGGTGCTCGGAACCGCCGCCGCGATCTTCATGCAGGACACCTTCCGGGGCCGCGGCATCCTGCGCGCCCTGTTCCTGGTGCCGTACGCGCTGCCCGTCTACGCGGCCGTCATCACCTGGGTGTTCATGTTCCAGCACGACAACGGCCTGGTGAACCACGTCCTGCACGACCAGCTGCACCTCACCGACAAGCCGTCCTTCTGGCTCATCGGCGACAACAGCTTCTACGCCCTGCTCACCGTCTCGGTGTGGAAGGGCTGGCCGTTCGCCTTCCTCATCGTGATGGCCGGCCTGCAGAACATCCCGCGCGAACTCTACGAAGCCGCCGCCCTGGACGGCGCCGGGATGTGGCAGCAGATCCGCCGCATCACCCTGCCGTCGCTGCGCCCGGTCAACCAGGTACTGGTCCTGGTGCTGTTTCTCTGGACGTTCAACGACTTCAACACGCCCTACGTCCTGTTCGGCCGGGCCGCACCCGAGGCCGCCGACCTGATCTCCGTGCACATCTATCAAACCACCTTCCTCACCTGGGACTTCGGCACCGGCTCCGCCATGTCCGTCCTGCTGCTGCTCTTCCTGCTGGCCGTGACCGGCGGATACCTGCTGTTCACCTCACGCGGAAGGAGGGCCGGAAATGGCTGACTCGTCGCCCATGGCGCCGCCCCGCTCGTTCCTGTGGTCCCGCCGGATCTTCCTCACCCTGCTCACCGGCTTCGTGCTGCTGCCCGTCTACGTGATGGTCTCCAGCTCGCTCAAG comes from the Streptomyces seoulensis genome and includes:
- the pnuC gene encoding nicotinamide riboside transporter PnuC produces the protein MVVADVLGRLVAPLNRPLFELGQDAVTWAELLGFATGAVCVWLCVRASVWNFPVGIANNLFFLVLFWSARLYADASLQVVYLGLAAYGWLLWLRGGERRTRRRMGRASRTELCALLALLVPVTWGLTLLLARAHDSAPFWDALTTALSLAAQWLLNAKQIENWYFWIAADLVYIPLYFSKGLDLTGIVYVLFLAMCVAGWRSWRRELATDVTKAGQAVAA
- a CDS encoding AAA family ATPase, whose protein sequence is MSARFAHGLVIGKFYPPHSGHHFLIRSAADACDAVTVVVMAAGQESIPLAERVAWIREHWADDPHVAVVGVVDDLPVDYESEVAWEGHVALMREALAQSPHAPAVDAVFSSEPYGTELARRFDAAPVLLDLDRGTFAVSGTKVRADPVAHWAEIEPPVRAWLARRVVVVGAESTGTTTLSRDLATALRTRGGPHALTRWVPEYGRELTVAKLARARALAAPGLPRPTVADLDWDDADFELVARRQNRTEQQAARTGGPVLVCDTDALATTIWQERYRGRTTTPVRDLARAVPPRTLYLLTSDKDVPFDDDGLRDGEHLRGWMTDRFRETLTTSGTPWQELHGDRTTRLTAALTAVDRLLTDGWHLTDPLG
- a CDS encoding ABC transporter substrate-binding protein, which gives rise to MRSIRAAATGAVVMSLALAATACGGGTDSGDGAGGSSKTLTYWASNQGASVAVDKQVLQPELDKFEQQSGIKVKVEVVPWSDLLNRILTATTSGQGPDVLNIGNTWSASLQATGALLPWDAKNFGKIGGRDRFVDPALGSTGAEGKDPAAVPLYSMSYALYYNKQIFADAGIDGPPATWDELVADGAKIRAKGKSVLGAEGSNLSENIHHVFVFAKQHDADFFSADGKPDFTNPKVVDAVKQYVDLMAKDKVIPPGNAEYAQNQSVSDFAKGKQAMLLWQSAAANLKSQGMKEDAYGVAPVPVQKGAPGQGAQVNSMAAGINIAVFKDSHNLDGATEFVKFMTSDAEQKILNKAYSSIPPVKAAQADAAFDGPSTAVLKDTLAKSAAALPQVATESQFETAVGTAVKDLFADAAAGRAVTTASVKAKLEKAQQQMPAA
- a CDS encoding carbohydrate ABC transporter permease; this encodes MTSTVLKEPVREDTPGAARDPRRTGRSRRTALPYLLLLPALVFELLVHLVPMVIGTLMSFRSITRFTLRDWSNAPWTGLRNYRVAVDFDAPAGEALLRSFAVTVGFTLLSVALCWVLGTAAAIFMQDTFRGRGILRALFLVPYALPVYAAVITWVFMFQHDNGLVNHVLHDQLHLTDKPSFWLIGDNSFYALLTVSVWKGWPFAFLIVMAGLQNIPRELYEAAALDGAGMWQQIRRITLPSLRPVNQVLVLVLFLWTFNDFNTPYVLFGRAAPEAADLISVHIYQTTFLTWDFGTGSAMSVLLLLFLLAVTGGYLLFTSRGRRAGNG